In Uranotaenia lowii strain MFRU-FL chromosome 2, ASM2978415v1, whole genome shotgun sequence, one genomic interval encodes:
- the LOC129744271 gene encoding matrix metalloproteinase-2 — MINLDAGQVRRVLHEALDLWSQNANLTFREVYSSEADIQVLFARQFHGDGYKFDGPGKILAHAFYPGTGIGGDAHFDEEETWLLNEPIGVDGTRLFDVAVHEFGHSLGLGHSSVKEAIMFPWHHISYRGKDHIPEDDRLGIQGIYGPKKKTYGRNPERHTPTTTTTTTTTTPTPPRRPTTPPYYPRKDQNGHPWEGLDPHKPQYPRKITPTSTTTEIPRRRVYYADKPRGVGTTYPTRRVYPDSPSYPREPETEDHYPHHIPTPTKVHHHHHHHPHRPTHGTRPPLPHLPNPCNSNYDAVTLIRNELFIFKDRYLWRIFENDVQLRPPTEIDRMFFGLPKNFERIDTVYENRHQKIVFFIGKYYYVFNSQHLEPGYPRPLTDLGLPDSIERIDAALVWSYNNRTYLYSGRLYWRFDEDANLVELDYPRDMSMWKGIGYNIDSAFQYRDGKTYFFKGKGYWRFNDLRMQVDHIDPLPSGHEWMKCQRLPMVDNPVDEDDRTVISGTGHLSGASQLALAAIAVLVLASKNLPL; from the exons ATGATAAACCTGGACGCCGGCCAGGTTCGACGGGTGCTGCACGAAGCGCTAGATCTGTGGTCTCAGAATGCGAATCTCACCTTCCGGGAGGTTTACAGCAGTGAAGCCGACATTCAGGTCCTGTTTGCACGGCAGTTTCACGGCGACGGCTACAAATTCGATGGGCCTGGGAAAATTTTGGCCCACGCTTTCTACCCGGGAACGGGAATCGGTGGAGATGCCCACTTCGACGAGGAGGAAACGTGGCTTCTGAACGAACCGATTGGAGTTGACG gaACTCGCTTATTCGATGTTGCAGTTCATGAGTTCGGGCATTCTCTAGGGTTGGGCCACTCATCCGTCAAGGAAGCGATCATGTTTCCGTGGCATCACATTTCCTATCGCGGAAAGGATCACATTCCCGAAGATGATCGCCTTGGTATTCAAGGAATCTACGGACCAAAGAAGAAAACCTATGGACGTAATCCGGAGCGACATACTCCCACGACAACTACCACGACCACTACAACGACCCCAACACCACCTAGGCGTCCTACCACACCCCCTTATTACCCCCGCAAGGATCAAAATGGACACCCATGGGAGGGACTCGATCCCCACAAGCCTCAATATCCACGTAAGATTACCCCCACTTCAACAACTACGGAAATCCCCCGACGACGGGTATACTACGCGGATAAGCCACGGGGTGTCGGAACGACCTATCCGACTCGACGTGTGTATCCGGACTCTCCGTCCTATCCACGGGAACCGGAAACCGAGGATCACTACCCACATCACATTCCAACACCGACGAAggtgcatcatcatcatcaccatcacccACATCGGCCGACCCATGGCACTCGACCTCCACTACCGCATCTGCCCAACCCTTGCAACAGCAACTACGACGCGGTGACGCTCATCCGCAACGAACTGTTCATCTTCAAAGATCGCTACCTATGGCGGATCTTTGAGAACGATGTCCAACTGCGACCGCCGACTGAAATCGATCGAATGTTCTTCGGACTGCCGAAGAATTTCGAGCGTATCGACACCGTGTACGAGAATCGGCACCAGAAAATTGTGTTCTTCATAG GCAAGTACTACTATGTGTTCAACTCTCAACATTTAGAACCGGGATACCCGAGGCCGTTGACCGATCTCGGTTTGCCGGATAGTATAGAGCGAATCGATGCCGCGCTCGTTTGGAGTTACAACAATCGAACTTATCTGTACAGTGGAAGGCTGTATTGGAG ATTCGATGAAGACGCCAACCTCGTGGAGCTGGACTATCCCCGGGACATGTCCATGTGGAAGGGCATCGGCTATAACATCGATTCGGCCTTCCAGTATCGCGATGGCAAGACGTACTTCTTCAAGGGCAAAGGATACTGGCGATTCAACGATCTACGCATGCAGGTGGACCACATCGATCCACTGCCGTCGGGCCACGAATGGATGAAATGTCAGCGGCTACCCATGGTAGATAATCCGGTAGACGAGGACGATAGAACGGTCATCAGCGGGACGGGTCATCTGTCAGGAGCAAGCCAGCTTGCCCTAGCAGCGATCGCTGTCTTAGTCTTAGCTAGCAAAAACCTACCACTTTAG